The nucleotide sequence TCGCCCCACCACCAacctcttaaaaatgtaaaacagatcAAATCACTCCTCTGCCCAAAGCTCTCCAAAGACTTCTCActgcatttagaataaaatccaactcCCTACCACAGCCTACAACTCCCTATTACCCCCTCCCACGGCCTATAAGACCTACATAACACAATCCCTACTGGCCTCTCCACCTGCATCTCCCTCCAGGAACCTGGAAGCTCACTACGCAGTCTTAACCCCGCAGGTCTTCATCTTCTCTCCTAATTATACCAAGTTCCTTTCTACGTGGTCAAAGTTGTGATAGTCAATACCCTGTGAATAATCTTAAGGATGTTTCCTGGTCTTGGAATGCTCTGACCCCAGATTTTTCCATGGCTAACTCCTTAACATTCAAAAGTAGCTTAAATGTTAACATCTGGTCCCTCCTGATAACCCAATTTAAAGTAACATaccacacacaaataaatatcaCACCAGTCTATGACTGTGTTTTACTGTCTTCCTAAGTTATCTCTGTCTGAAAAGTATGTTGCTCATTTACTCGCGCTGTATAACACTTCCATCCTCTCAAACATACACATTTACTCGCAGGTAAACTCCTTGGGAATTTGGACTTTGTCTTCCTTTGTTCCTTGCTGAATCCCCAaagcctagaacaatgcctggtacTCAGTGGATACTGACTGTTTATCAAACGATTGATTTTGTCTATCCTAAACTTTCCCCAAACCTTGTCTCTGCCATGCATTTTCCTAGTATTTGTTCACTATCACTTCTCTTCCCGTCTGTTCCCTTTCAGAATTTCTTTTGGTCTCCATTTTGCTTATAACAACACTGAAGAATTACAGAATCAACAAGGATAAAAAAGAAGGATGTTAATGCTAATAGAAACCCACTCAGCCAGTGGGGCAGAAGGGCAAGTAAACTGCTTCTTAAGGGCAAAAGCCCATAGAGTCAATATCACCCATTAGTGCAGCTCTGAATGAAGGGCAACATCAAAAGGAATTATGGAGGTAGACTCTTGGTGACCTAAAAAAGTACCACATGCCCTGTAGACACTCAGCAGTTcttacaaacttttttttgagagacagtctcactctgttgcctaggcctgGGTGAAGGGGtgcaatcatagctaactgcagccttgaactcatcagctcaatcaatcctcctgcctcagcctccagaatacaCTACAGGCGTGTatcaccatgctcaactaattttttaattttttttttttgtaaagatgggggtcttgctatgttgcctaggctggccttgaacacctgtcctcaagcgatcttcctgtcttggcctcccaaagtgttgggattacaggcatgagccaccataccatgCCTGCCtggttcttaaaatttttaatgtgcaAAAGATTCAGATGCAGTAGGTTTTGACGTGATCTGGGAATCTGCACTTTTGACAGACActcccaagtgattctgataCAGGCAGTCTTCGGAAACTTTGACCTCAGGCCAAAGGATGACTAGCAAATTACCAGGTAAGTGGTTCAAGCAATAATCTTTTTTATCTCTACCCTGAAGCTGATTCTCAAAACAAGTCAAATTCCATTTCAATACTTGCTTAGTATTATTTAAATTCATTGGTCTTTAAGTACAACTTATAGCCATTTTAAACCTATAATAGCTACTGTCATGGGGCAGCTACTATGTTCTACATAGTGTCATCAGTGGTTTACACAGgtatattatcccattttatagatgaaaaatttGAGCTTCAGTTAAGTAAGTGTGGACAACCATTAAGTGCAAGAGATCTGCATATTAATATAGTCTGTGTTCCATGGAGTCTATACTTACCACTAATTATACCTTAATAGAAGTAAAACCAATAAATAAAAGTCCATATTTGTAAATAAAGGGAGGGGAAGAATTTTACTCTCAAATATTTCTCACTTTAGAAAAAGACtgtatgaaatttatttatcagCTTTGAAAGTACATTTAAATAACGTAACAATGGCATGGCAACCTCTAAAAATGAATCAGTCTTAACAATCCTTTCCTAAAGCAAATAACCACCCTCTTAACTAATGAAAGCTGGTTCACTATTTACAGAtctaccagtggttctcaaactgagCTAATAATCAAGAATCGCTTGGACgagcgccgtggctcacgcctgtaatcccagcactttgggaggccgaggggggcggatcacgagctcaggagatccagaccattctggctaacacggtgaaaccccgtctctactaaatacacagaaaaaaaaattaggcgggtgtgatggcgggcatctgtagtcccagctactccggaggctgaggcaggagaatggcgtgaacccgggaggcggagcttgcagtgagccgagatcgcaccagtgcactccagcctgggcaacagagccagactccgtctcaaaataataaaataataataataataataataataataataataataatagcctgAGGAAGCATCTTAAATATAAATCATAGGGGCAACCCGCTGTGGTCCCCTTCCaagctgtggaagctttgttattTCGCTCTTCACGATAAACCTTGTTacccctcaaaacaaacaaacaaacaccacacacaaaaaaataggctTCACTCCAGTTCTTCTGAATCAAAATCTCTGAGGTGTGACCCcaagatctttattttttaagctctCCAGGGGGTTCTGATGAGTAGGGTTCAGAACTTTTGTTCCCTTAACACCGGCATTctacaaatgaataaattgagGCCCTAAAAGGGTAGGATTTGCCTAACGACACACAGCTTGTAAGTACACACAGTAGGCTGGAACAACAATATCCTGACTCTCGTTTGGTGCTTTTACACCAATTCAAGCTGCTGTTTTTGGTAAGACTACTTATTTCTGCTCTGCTGCTCATGCTTTGCTGGGTACTTAGTATTCACTATCCTACAACTTATTCCCTCATCTGCAatctgggaataataatagtgcctGCCTCTTAAGAGTTGCTGCAAGGATTAAATAGTATAACATTCATTATATAATgcacttaacacagtgcctggcatattgtGAGTACTCATTAGCCAGGTTATGTaatccactttaaaaaatatgcctATTTTAACTGGAGAGGATTCACTGAACCACTCCAATTACAAAATGTACAAGAAACCCATGTTCAGCTTTGGAATCCAAAAAGACTTTAAACTCAGGGTTAAGTTTAAAGTCATAGTATCTAATGTCTTGCTTTTCTAGTCATTTACTTATGCCAAAAGTTAGTTCACGCCACAGAGAAGGATGCCTCTGTGTAGTGAAACAATTTCACAATTACTGATTGAACTGACTGTTGCACACCACTGTTTCTCCTAGGATGCCTCAGAACCATCTAGTAACTCCATCTCTGGGTGACGACAGGGAATCTGCATTTATAAAAGCCCGCTCCCCCTTCTCAGGCAAACCAAGATTTGATAACCACTAGTATGTTCAGAATCCACGACCACTGTAAATGGCCTCTCAAGTCTCTCCAGCAAAAAGCTATACTGCTCTGTAACCAGAAGAGCAGCGTCATCAGGTCCTGATGCAAGCAACAGCTGGGCCCAGCTGGGCCGAGTAACCTTGATGATCACAGAGGACGGCCTGGACCCCCTCCCCTCCTAGgaaacacaaaattataaaagcGCCCTCCTGCAATTCCCGTGGGAGACAGTGCTGCCTAGGCCGCTATGAGGAGCTAAGGCTGACTCAACAGCCTCCTTCCCAGGGGCAAGGCCAAAGGAAGGCGACCCTGCATGGCTAACCAGGCCCCAGCGCGGCGCCAGGAGGTTAACGACCCTCCCTGCCCCTTTCCTTATGAAGGCCAAGAGCCTCCACTACTCCGCGGGCCAGCTGACGGAAGTGAGTCACTCCACCCTGCGGGGAGTGCCGGGAGTTGTAGTCAAGTGGCTACTACTCTTCCACCCCGATTCATCTTttctaaaacaagaaaaacaccTCTGCATCCTGAAAAAGATCGCTTTATGCCCAACATGTATAATAGTTCCTCTATTTTCCAATCAACAAACTGAACTATCTCAGCGCTCAAGCGGAAGGCCGGACTACAAGTCCCGGCATGCTCCGCAGGGTCCCCGGGCGCCCGGCCACCGTCGTAGGTGCGGGCCGCATGAATGGAGCGCCGGGCGTAAGGCAAAGCCTGGCACCGTCTGCGCGGCCGGTATCTGCTCCCGGAGCGTGAGTGCGGGGTGTGGGGCGTGCGCGTGCGCGCTCAGAGGGGGCTCAAGGCGAGCGCGCCGGGCAGTTGCGGGCGCGTGGCTGCTGAGGTTGGCGGCGGTGCCGCGCGCCCGACGGGCCGGTGGTTGCGGGGCCTCCCGCCTCGACCCGGGCTGGGGGCAGCCGTGGCGGCCGCCGGGGACCGCAAGGGGCGGAGGAAAGGAGGGGGCCGGTCCCGGCACGCGGAGGAGCAGCCGACCATGCCCCGAGACAACATGGCCTCCTTGATCCAACGGATCGCCCGCCAGGCTTGCCTCACCTTCCGGGGCAGCGGGGGCGGCCGCGGCGCTTCCGATCGCGACGCGGCTTCTGGCCCGGAGGCGCCGATGCAGCCGGGCTTCCCCGAGAACCTGAGCAAGCTGAAGAGCCTCCTGACCCAGCTCCGCGCCGAGGACTTGAACATCGCCCCGCGCAAGGCCACACTGCAGCCGCTGCCGCCCAACCTGCCGCCAGTCACCTACATGCACATCTACGAGACGGACGGCTTCAGCCTGGGCGTGTTCCTGCTCAAGAGCGGCACGTCCATCCCGCTGCACGACCACCCGGGCATGCACGGCATGCTCAAGGTGCTATACGGCACCGTGCGCATCAGCTGCATGGACAAGCTAGACGCGGGCGGCGGGCAACGGCCGCGGGCCTTGCCGCCCGAGCAGCAGTTCGAGCCGCCGCTGCAGCCCCGGGAGCGAGAAGCCGTGCGGCCGGGCGTGCTGCGTTCGCGGGCCGAGTACACCGAGGCCAGCGGCCCCTGCATCCTCACACCGCACCGGGACAACCTGCACCAGATCGACGCCGTGGAAGGGCCTGCCGCCTTCCTGGACATCCTGGCCCCGCCCTACGACCCGGACGATGGCCGGGACTGCCACTATTACCGGGTGCTGGAGCCGGTCAGGCCCAAGGAGGCCTCCAGCTCGGCCTGTGACCTGCCTCGAGAGGTGTGGCTCCTGGAGACCCCACAGGCCGATGACTTCTGGTGCGAGGGAGAACCCTATCCAGGTCCCAAGGTCTTCCCTTGAAGCCACCGGCGCCCAGGAGCGGTGGGCCGAAGACGTGCCCTACCCTACCACAAGGGCTGTGTCTCTACCCCCTAGCCTGGGCGTTGGATCTACTGGAATGAGCAGCAGCCGCTTCCTCGGCAGCCTTGGGAAGCACGGGCGACTGGACAGCAGCCGCCGGGCACGGTTATGGGGGCGGGGTGGGCGGGGAGGCTAGATTGTTTCCTGGTACTGTCACTGCCACTGGGGCTTTGATTTggaggaatggggcaggggactATCTGAAGCGCTTCCATCCTAAAGCCATAATGAAAATATCTTCCTCTCTTCCCCATTCTATACAAAATACTAAGTGGTTTTCTTGCTCCCACTCCCTACCCCTTAGTTAAATAGGGTTTATTTTCCACTCATGCCcttatgcctttttttcttatagttttttaACTTATTGACTGTGCATGACCCAGTGGTTTGAATTGTTTTTAGTTCAAGTCATTGGTAAAAACTAGGTTTAAGGAGATGAGCTACTGTTTAAAGTGAGCTGGCCTGCCTAATTAATTCCTTGTGAAAACTAAGTGATTTTTTCAGTTTGGGGATCATTCTCACAACATAACTATGCATGTAGAGgacaagatttattttctttcctccctttgccCAGTAGCCACATCTGGTTTACTCAGGCAGCATCTACTAAGAAATTCAGCACCTGCATATCTCTGTGACATGGTCACTTAGAGCTTATCTTCCCTATGAATCTCCAGATCTGTGAGTTGAGCAGATTTCATGTTGCAGATTCACCTTTAATGCAAAGACTGTATTATCCTCacatgactttttttcttgtcttactgtACCTTAAAAGGTGATAGAgtaattctgtattttctaacAGGAAGATTCAAAGGAGCTGAATGTGTTATGCTTCCAAACAACTGAATGTAAAACACTCCTAGCCAGCTGTTGCATTCCCTATATTTATTTACTTCCAATATTTTACTGTAAAAGTAGGGAGAAATATTATGTTGATAGCTGTTTCATATTCTCTCAGGAACTTTAATGTTCCCGACTCGGGTGATTCCAGCTGTGTTGCTGGCAGTGTTGTCTCAACCCTCTCCCTAAAATGACTGAGCGCTGGGTTCATCTAATGTGGTTTTCTGTAGGAAGAGATAGAAGGCACAGAAGATCACAGCTAGAGAACTGAGAATTAACTATACTACTAGCCATTTTAGGGCACCAAAACTTGGGATTAAACACTTCCTACTTCCCACTCCCAACTCCTGAAATGAAGTCTTGCTATCTGTgactagttttatttttgtgcttttaataGTCCGAGCAGTCTTACCTTGTTTACACATGTATTGACACCATTTGCTTCAGGCCATGGAGCACTGTTTCTCCCTTTTTACTATTTATAGGATTCCTTTTTTTCACAAgacttttaataaaaacaaattgtaggaataaacacattaaaatttgCCCAGCTGTCGTCTAAGCCCTCTTGATTGACTTGCCCAAGTGGCAATAGAGTTCTAATATCTATAATAAAGGGAGATTTGCTATTATTGGTGGAATGTTGACCCCGTATGTAGAGAAACAGTACGTGCCTTTGCCTCTTTATGCACACAGAGACCCAGGGTGAGGGAGTATTTGTTCCCAGTTTTTAAGATAGTATAAAAAAGCAAATACTTGGtgagtgatttaaaaataaaaccaaaacaaaacacaaaaagatattccacagGACAtgccactttattataaaacctGACACAGGCATAGTACCAAGTATTTCCTGCATTGTTGctaaaattgttttattgtaGCTCCACATTCTGGTGTAGTTTAAAATGCCTTTGGGGGCAGTTTGAAGCAGTTCTTCATGCCActtagtttgaaaataaaattctagataTGCAAATGATTTTCTTAGAAAACTTCACAAAATAaaagatcttgtttttttttccatagcacaGTAATGAATGTGGTTATCAATCACATACTTTTTTGGATTATATTGTAGCAAAAAGTTGATTAGCTTACCAAGATTATTAATAGCAATGTATGTGTTATAATACAACTTAGTACATTAAAGCTACGAAAACTCATCCTGGCTGTAGGATAGTAATAAAGGAAGAATTATGACTTcattatgaaaaaaagttttaaagttttcaatTACGAGCAATTCGGAAGAAAAAACCTAAGGTGCTTTTCAAAAGAGTAACTGAAATTGTTGCAGGCCAAAACAGCAATACGATATCTCAGATTTAGTTCAATAAGAACAGTGAAACTTTTGGTTCACTAATAAATTCTGAGTAAATTAGTGGTGAAGACAAAATATAACTTGTTTTAGTGAGCCACTGAGGAAAGAATATGCTTATTACAAAGACAAAATGTGGTGCAGAAACTATCTTGCACCTGTGTGCATAAACTGTTAGTCGTGACTGACTTGGTGTGTTGCTGTTGTGTTTCTATATACTCCGTCCAATATAGATAATGTTTTAATAACAACTGTGGGATAAAAGTTATCTTCCCCTTGGAAAGACTAATGAGCACAATGATATTAATCACTTTTATGGTGAATAATAAATGCAATAATTGCCTCATGGGTGAGAAATTGTCTGTCTAAATGCTTCTGAAGCTTTTAAAGTATCTGGTTCTGTCACTGGCCAGTTATATCAATGCAGAGTATTGTGTACCTGCTTACTATTTTATGAGAATTGATTTTTACTAAGCCTGATTTGAATGGGTTGCATTTACACCAACTGCTATTTATTAATGAAAGTGGTAGCCTGCTTTTTAAGTAATATGTGTTTTGGCAACAAGAGAGGGTTTTCTGAGCTTTTAACACCAGTAACCCTGAACTTCTTCCAAAATCCACACCTTTTATTCCCCCTTTTCCTTGTCTCCTTGTAGGTGCCTCAGTCCTGGCATCTCGGGAGGACTCTGCCATTACTCATCTGTTACTGATTCTGAATCTTGTGCTCTAGCTCTACAGCCCAGTGAAGAAGCAATATATCTTTAATTCAGGGCTTGCCTCTTGCTTTCCAACTCTAACCTGAGAGCAGTGCTACTTTTGTAATTGCAGGTCTAAATAACTTAAGCGTATATACAGAAGCCAATCACTGATCACTTCCATTGCAATGAGGCATCTGTTGTCAAAGAAGGAAACCATTTGTCAAGTCCCTTATAGATATTGAATCTTCAAACTCAAATCTGGGGATGTTTACATTTCTGGATTAAAATCAgtgtacttgtaatcccagcactttgggaggctgaggcaggcagatcacctgagatcaggagttcgagaccggcctggccaacatggcgaaaccccatctctactaaaagtacaaaaattagtcgggcatggtagtgggcgcctgtaatcccagctacctagaaggctgaggcaggagaatcgcttgaatctgggaggtggaggttgcagttagccaagatcatgccactgcactccagcctgggtgacaagagcgagactgcatctcaaaaaagaaaggaaaaaaaaatcagtgtactTACGGAAAATGAAGACATGTTTCAAATTGTTTAGAGATAATTCTTACTTGATTATTGCAAGACAGATAGGGAAAACCTTACCTGCTCTGATGTCTACAGTTTGATTACCATTAAAGGTTCACAGTATATACTGTAAGATTATGTTGTACTAAAATCTAGTGGCCTTCTGCAGATTTCTAAAGCCCAAgtaatatacacttaaaaatagtttatttcctTGAGAGTGAGCTTTGAAACAGCCTGAAGGAAAACACATCTGAAGCTAATGTCTAATTGGACTATTTTGCTGTAACAGAAAAAGGCTTACTTTGTATTTAACCTAAGGAAAATAAGATAGTActatacaagaaaacaaaaatactttcattctggaaggaaagagttttaggacttattttcttcccttattttttgttttgttttcctgtagAATTTGTTTAGTTTTAGCTTCTGCTGGCAGCATTTTGGGGACTTGTGTTAATGCTGACCGctcttccccccgcccccccccaacacacacacacaaaagtggtATTAAGTGGTTAAAATGTCACTGCAgccatttttaatatatatgaaacaaTTTGCCTTAATCTTATTAGCAGCTGGGATAATGAAATTAAATAGCCAGGTTTATGAAAACTTGTAAGCCTTATGTAGGTATTATCAACCCATTTTTAATATGAATTGAAATATCTCAAAAGCACTACGAATCTTTAAGGAATTCTTCTCCAAAAGTGTATGTACAAGATTAGAAGAAGACATTTTTCTATGCTTTATTTCTTGAGCAATGTAAAAAATGAGACGTGCAAGAAGCACCCTGAACATTTTAAGCAGAGAGCAAAATTGGATTAAAGATATTGACCTCACATGTTGAAATCTACTAGTAAAAGCCACAAAGTTGGCTCTGAGAAAATGCTGAGATGTGGTGTTCCTTATGGTATGTGTGTTAATGCTACCTCACCAAGCCCACGTCAGGGTGAAAGTGATTATGTAACCAATTTTGCTGTCATCAAaatatcttctattttatttttgagatgactTTTAGTCTACTGCTTCGTAAGTAATTGTTAAGATTATCTTGATTGAAAATCCTCTAAAATTAGAATTTGGCAAGACAAATATATCTTACAAAATTTGGGtatactatattttaatataatgaaatCTTGGTAGGAGGGAAGTATTCTTTAAAATCACGTAATTATCAAAATGTGGCATTGTCTTATACTTACCAAAGTTGGACAAGCAAGGATGATATTACGCCAACAAGCTGGGAAATACGAACTAATGGGAAAACACCAGTTactaaaaaaatatgaaacaagtTCTGAAAACTCTTGTTTCGTAGTAATAGAATAGAGAGATTCTACATCCTTGAAATAGGGATGGAGAAGAGATACAGAAGAAAGGCATTCATTCCCTCCACAAATTGGATCTCAAATTCTAGTGCTGGTAAGGGCAAAAGGTGGTTTCCAGAGTAGCTGTAACCATCTGTTATTCTGAAATACAGGTTGAGTCTGAGGGAGTCTTAACAGTGCTGAAGGGCAAATAGTCAAAGGGATTTTCAGATGTCAGCTAAACAGTGGACGCTGCAGCAACATGTTACATTTGTGTAAGGATCCAGAAGTGGGTGAACTTAAATGATTTTTAGGCCCAGATTTTACAGTAAAGATGATAACTTCACAAAGGCATCGTCTGTTTACTTTGTGGCTAAATTAACTAATTTTTggtgaatttatattttaaaaccactacAAAAGACTTGCAGTGAAATGAACCCTACAGTATATTCTTTGCAAACCTTTATCCAGTACCATGGAGGACTATATTGGCCTATTTAGTTTAGATTATCTTTGAGATTTTCTTGAGGCACCTATCTTATCTAATGAGCTGAATACTTTGATCGTCACTTCTAGACCCACCAAACCTTTGGCAGATCAATGATTCTATCAAATAGGGGTAATCAATTGGGAAGTGAAGGTTGGAGAGAAATGAGTCCTGGGGTAATTCCTTTGACAACCCATTCATGCTGTCATCAGCAGCGTCTGGGGGCATTTTCGATCTGAAGAGATGATAGCGCTTTTCAAAAAGTTTTCTGTGGTCATGAGACTAATCCTGGAAGCTGAAAGTCATTTCCAGCTTGACCACGCCACCACACTTTCCACAAAGCCACATCTCGTCTGAGTTCTAGACCCTGGTCAGGGTTCTGAAAGCGGCTGTAAATGTGTAGTCTCCGAGTGGGCACTTGTTTGTAAGTATTTATTTTCCGGAGCCCACTCAGGAGCAGAGAGAAGCTATAGGCTGTTAGAGACAACGGAACAATGAGTCAAAACAACGCCTCCCCACTTTTACACTAATGCATGGGGGAAATCCCCAGAACACTAGTGTTTGATTATGAATGGAGCCTGCTTTGGGGTTGGTGTCCACAGGTTAGCAAAGAAGACCTGGAGACCACGGTTTGGTCAAAGCATTTTCACTGGTGCTtagtgctgtttttaaaaaatattcccacAGAGACTGAATGACTGTTTAATTCCCACCCAGTTTAAGTATTTCAGAAATGATTTCTGCAACAAAAATATTgttgaaaagtatttatttacactatagtCACAAACCATCCATTATCTGAACTTCAGTTAGTGGTTTTGCGTTagaatagatttattttttcacaacTATTAAGAGCTAATGACCAAACAAATCAGCTCCGGTAACATTATGTACATTCTTATCTGAAATTTGACTACAAAGGTAACACTTTTAAGTCACaaaacaaagcatacaaaaatatactttctaaaaaaaattccaaatattaataGGCAGAAATATACAGCCATACTAAACTCagggagtgattttttttccataataagGCAACCCATTTACATGCAGACCCTGTAACATTGTCTACATCACACAAGGCACCAAGGACACTTCCAACACAATTGCATGCATCCTAGTTTCAGAGAATATATGTACATCCCCCTTAAATAAGTTAACCTCTGAGATCataaatgctttatattttttcccaAAGATTCAGAATTTAGAGAACAGTGTAcatcaaaaatacacaaaatctgAGTGGATATACACTGAAAAAATAGCCTACATTTCTCAAACAACTCGAAAAGGAGCAGATATTGCTATGTCCCTCCCATCACATTGCACTTCTGTTCTCtgagtttataatacatattgcTTCAAGGGTTGAGACAACTAGATATGCTCTGATTCACCATTTTAGGGCCACAGAGTGTGGCATAAAGGCTATACTTCACTCAC is from Pan paniscus chromosome 8, NHGRI_mPanPan1-v2.0_pri, whole genome shotgun sequence and encodes:
- the ADO gene encoding 2-aminoethanethiol dioxygenase — its product is MPRDNMASLIQRIARQACLTFRGSGGGRGASDRDAASGPEAPMQPGFPENLSKLKSLLTQLRAEDLNIAPRKATLQPLPPNLPPVTYMHIYETDGFSLGVFLLKSGTSIPLHDHPGMHGMLKVLYGTVRISCMDKLDAGGGQRPRALPPEQQFEPPLQPREREAVRPGVLRSRAEYTEASGPCILTPHRDNLHQIDAVEGPAAFLDILAPPYDPDDGRDCHYYRVLEPVRPKEASSSACDLPREVWLLETPQADDFWCEGEPYPGPKVFP